One Uranotaenia lowii strain MFRU-FL unplaced genomic scaffold, ASM2978415v1 HiC_scaffold_54, whole genome shotgun sequence DNA segment encodes these proteins:
- the LOC129760263 gene encoding uncharacterized protein LOC129760263 isoform X1, whose product MCKCKTVLKNTIVALLAKLLSLKIEELTYTETKAYLDDANGNTVLAKPVEVSVLAGVAVEEPSKSSSSSVAAGSNIDQQHQILASGETLIIHSPSNDDLSQSLSEYTDADESLSAPTELLAEFLSAVMLRDYVNALKYCKLILQYEPHNATARDFYPHILSKIALGEAASSNSVHHQHQQLHSPTGDQHSGESDENYNFAYHNASSSTDDSDDIEVVMVCSSDSDHSDSNCSSFLDYSNEEDEEDDGDDGAAVEGNGQDAASEDSRSSSRSSSSNSDDNGEVNFGDAEDQINCNSTEESDQMPPSQSATDNNTSHSYSSLLLEEEEKDLTLSDISNLNIEDDENADDSGESPAQPYTSHPQSQHNSMPDQQQQPNHQDAQPVKPQPNSTQPLASKLVALLRSKVIPSKTMNND is encoded by the exons GCCTATCTGGACGACGCCAACGGCAACACGGTGCTGGCGAAACCGGTGGAAGTGTCAGTGCTAGCTGGAGTAGCAGTGGAAGAGCCCTCAaaatcgtcgtcgtcatcggtAGCAGCGGGATCCAACATCGATCAGCAACACCAAATTCTGGCCTCCGGTGAAACCCTCATCATTCACTCACCATCGAACGATGACCTCAGTCAGAGCCTATCGGAGTACACGGATGCCGACGAAAGCCTTTCGGCACCCACAGAACTACTGGCCGAG TTTTTGTCTGCGGTGATGTTACGAGATTACGTGAACGCCCTCAAATACTGCAAGCTAA TACTGCAGTACGAACCGCACAATGCCACCGCCCGAGATTTTTACCCACACATCCTGTCGAAAATCGCTCTCGGGGAGGCGGCCTCCAGCAATTCCGTCCATCACCAGCACCAGCAGCTTCATTCCCCGACCGGGGACCAGCACTCGGGCGAAAGTGACGAGAATTACAACTTTGCCTACCACAATGCATCCTCGTCGACGGACGATTCGGACGACATCGAAGTGGTGATGGTCTGCAGCAGCGACAGTGACCATTCCGATTCGAATTGCAGCTCGTTTTTGGACTATTCCAATGAGGAGGACGAGGAAGACGATGGGGACGATGGAGCGGCAGTTGAAGGGAACGGTCAGGATGCAGCAAGTGAGGACAGTAGAAGTAGTAGtaggagcagcagcagcaatagtGATGATAATGGTGAAGTGAATTTTGGTGAtgcggaagaccaaatcaactGCAACAGTACGGAAGAATCGGACCAGATGCCCCCCTCCCAGTCGGCAACGGATAACAATACTTCCCATTCATATAGCAGTCTGTTGCTCGAGGAGGAAGAAAAGGACCTCACTCTGTCCGATATATCCAACCTGAACATCGAGGACGATGAAAATGCAGATG ACTCCGGAGAAAGCCCCGCACAACCCTACACGAGCCATCCCCAGAGCCAGCACAACTCGATGCCggaccaacaacaacaacccaaTCATCAGGACGCACAGCCGGTCAAACCACAACCAAACAGTACCCAGCCACTGGCCTCGAAGCTGGTCGCTCTGCTAAGATCTAAAGTCATTCCTTCGAAGACGATGAACAACGATTAG
- the LOC129760262 gene encoding activin receptor type-2A: protein MRTILFIAASIAIFTVQLEASLSRNAPEYNSGGGPLVCETYDCKDGDCTVGKEVCEDGESDKPNGCFVVWSVNNITNEVKVTMKGCFVNPSECNNTECIDNTQGTKNNLNYCCCRANMCNREHKWIPVVTKAPEVRNPEKADSSIFLTVTLLMTLSSLIILGGLTCFWKHRKQAMFNEVPTIEPEITNSSPNLALRPIDLQELKARGRFGVVWKGQLMSQEVAVKIFPMQDKQSWITEQEIFKLPRMNHPNILQFIGCEKRVELNNTDFWLITAYCSHGSLCDYLKSHTVTWQELCRIAESMSRGLMHLHEEIQSSKTEGTKPSIAHRDFKSKNVLLKDDLTACIADFGLALIFTPGKPCGDTHGQVGTRRYMAPEILEGAINFTRDAFLRIDVYACGLVLWELVSRCTAHGGLVEEYRLPFEAELGSHPTLEEMQENVVTKKLRPGISDHWRMHNGLNALCDTMEECWDHDAEARLSSSCVMERVSQHSRFQAMTPLLIETNTTNDLPPKVATESV, encoded by the exons TCACCGTTCAGCTGGAAGCATCGCTAAGCAGAAATGCGCCGGAATACAACAGTGGCGGGGGACCGCTCGTGTGCGAAACGTACGACTGCAAGGACGGCGACTGTACCGTTGGCAAGGAAGTCTGTGAGGATGGCGAATCGGACAAACCGAACGGGTGCTTCGTGGTATGGAGTGTCAACAACATTACCA acGAGGTCAAGGTAACGATGAAAGGCTGCTTCGTCAATCCAAGCGAGTGCAACAACACCGAATGTATCGACAACACCCAGGGTACAAAGAATAACCTGAACTATTGCTGCTGTCGGGCCAACATGTGCAACCGGGAGCACAAGTGGATCCCGGTCGTTACCAAAGCGCCGGAGGTGCGGAACCCGGAGAAGGCCGATTCGAGCATCTTCCTGACGGTGACCTTGCTGATGACCCTCAGCTCGTTGATCATCCTCGGTGGCCTGACGTGCTTTTGGAAGCACCGAAAACAAGCTATGTTCAATGAAGTGCCAACG attgagcCCGAAATTACCAATTCATCACCAAACTTAGCGCTCAGGCCTATAGATTTGCAGGAACTCAAAGCACGAGGACGCTTCGGCGTTGTATGGAAGGGTCAGTTGATGTCCCAGGAAGTGGCGGTGAAAATTTTCCCCATGCAAGACAAGCAGTCGTGGATCACGGagcaggaaattttcaaa CTACCTCGTATGAACCACCCAAACATTCTGCAGTTCATCGGCTGCGAAAAACGTGTGGAACTGAACAATACTGACTTTTGGCTGATAACTGCCTATTGCAGTCATGGATCGCTGTGCGATTATTTGAAATCACATACCGTCACCTGGCAGGAGCTTTGCCGCATTGCCGAAAGTATGTCCCGGGGGTTGATGCATCTGCACGAAGAAATACAGAGCAGCAAAACGGAAGGCACGAAACCGTCGATTGCCCATCGTGATTTCAAAAGCAAGAATGTCTTGTTGAAGGACGATCTAACGGCATGCATTGCAGACTTTGGTTTGGCTCTGATTTTTACACCCg GAAAACCATGTGGCGATACCCACGGCCAGGTTGGAACACGCCGCTACATGGCTCCGGAGATCCTGGAAGGCGCAATCAATTTTACTCGGGATGCATTTCTTCGAATTGATGTGTACGCCTGTGGTTTGGTTCTGTGGGAGCTGGTATCACGCTGTACCGCTCACGGTGGTCTAGTAGAAGAATATCGGTTGCCTTTCGAAGCCGAGCTTGGCTCGCATCCGACGCTTGAGGAAATGCAAGAAAATGTGGTCACCAAAAAGCTACGACCCGGAATATCAGACCATTGGAGGATGCATAAT GGTCTGAACGCCTTGTGCGACACGATGGAGGAGTGCTGGGACCATGACGCGGAGGCGCGTCTCTCGTCTTCCTGCGTGATGGAACGGGTTAGCCAGCACAGCCGGTTCCAGGCGATGACGCCGCTCCTGATTGAGACCAACACGACAAACGATCTGCCCCCGAAGGTTGCCACCGAAAGCGTTTAG
- the LOC129760263 gene encoding dentin sialophosphoprotein isoform X2, translating into MSRLFANTAYLDDANGNTVLAKPVEVSVLAGVAVEEPSKSSSSSVAAGSNIDQQHQILASGETLIIHSPSNDDLSQSLSEYTDADESLSAPTELLAEFLSAVMLRDYVNALKYCKLILQYEPHNATARDFYPHILSKIALGEAASSNSVHHQHQQLHSPTGDQHSGESDENYNFAYHNASSSTDDSDDIEVVMVCSSDSDHSDSNCSSFLDYSNEEDEEDDGDDGAAVEGNGQDAASEDSRSSSRSSSSNSDDNGEVNFGDAEDQINCNSTEESDQMPPSQSATDNNTSHSYSSLLLEEEEKDLTLSDISNLNIEDDENADDSGESPAQPYTSHPQSQHNSMPDQQQQPNHQDAQPVKPQPNSTQPLASKLVALLRSKVIPSKTMNND; encoded by the exons GCCTATCTGGACGACGCCAACGGCAACACGGTGCTGGCGAAACCGGTGGAAGTGTCAGTGCTAGCTGGAGTAGCAGTGGAAGAGCCCTCAaaatcgtcgtcgtcatcggtAGCAGCGGGATCCAACATCGATCAGCAACACCAAATTCTGGCCTCCGGTGAAACCCTCATCATTCACTCACCATCGAACGATGACCTCAGTCAGAGCCTATCGGAGTACACGGATGCCGACGAAAGCCTTTCGGCACCCACAGAACTACTGGCCGAG TTTTTGTCTGCGGTGATGTTACGAGATTACGTGAACGCCCTCAAATACTGCAAGCTAA TACTGCAGTACGAACCGCACAATGCCACCGCCCGAGATTTTTACCCACACATCCTGTCGAAAATCGCTCTCGGGGAGGCGGCCTCCAGCAATTCCGTCCATCACCAGCACCAGCAGCTTCATTCCCCGACCGGGGACCAGCACTCGGGCGAAAGTGACGAGAATTACAACTTTGCCTACCACAATGCATCCTCGTCGACGGACGATTCGGACGACATCGAAGTGGTGATGGTCTGCAGCAGCGACAGTGACCATTCCGATTCGAATTGCAGCTCGTTTTTGGACTATTCCAATGAGGAGGACGAGGAAGACGATGGGGACGATGGAGCGGCAGTTGAAGGGAACGGTCAGGATGCAGCAAGTGAGGACAGTAGAAGTAGTAGtaggagcagcagcagcaatagtGATGATAATGGTGAAGTGAATTTTGGTGAtgcggaagaccaaatcaactGCAACAGTACGGAAGAATCGGACCAGATGCCCCCCTCCCAGTCGGCAACGGATAACAATACTTCCCATTCATATAGCAGTCTGTTGCTCGAGGAGGAAGAAAAGGACCTCACTCTGTCCGATATATCCAACCTGAACATCGAGGACGATGAAAATGCAGATG ACTCCGGAGAAAGCCCCGCACAACCCTACACGAGCCATCCCCAGAGCCAGCACAACTCGATGCCggaccaacaacaacaacccaaTCATCAGGACGCACAGCCGGTCAAACCACAACCAAACAGTACCCAGCCACTGGCCTCGAAGCTGGTCGCTCTGCTAAGATCTAAAGTCATTCCTTCGAAGACGATGAACAACGATTAG